In the genome of Paraburkholderia caribensis, the window GATCACGAGCACATCGGCTTCACGCGTGACGGCGCAAGGGGACATGGCGGGGTCATTCACCGGCGAGTTCTCCGAGCGTGAGCGGCTTGATGGGCGGACGGATGCGGTAGTAGCCCACTTCGCCCGGCGGCACGTTGCGCGCGTGCGCGATGATCTCGGTGACGGTGAGGCCGCACATGCGCCCCTGGCACGGACCCATGCCGCAACGTCCGAACGATTTCGCCTGGTTTGGGCCGACGCAGCCGAGTTCGACGAAGCCGCGCACGTCGCCCGCCGTCACTTCTTCGCAGCGGCAGACGATCACCTCGTCGTGCGGAATGCGGTTCGCGTCGCGCGGACGGTACAGGCTGTCGAGAAACGGACGGATGCGCATCACGCTCGCCAGCGTGCGGCGATGCGGCGCGGCTTCCGTGTCGCGCGTGGCCGCGTCGATCGCGCCGAGCTGGCACAGGGCCTGGAGCGCGCTCAACGCGCCCTGTTCGGCGGCAGCCAGCGCGCCGCCGATACCGCCGCCGTCGCCCGCGATAAAGATGCCCGGCACGTCGAGCTCGCCCCATGCATCCGTGGTCGGCGCGAAGCACAGCTGCGCCGTGTCCCAGTGGTGTTGCGCGCGCAGCGAGAGCGTGAATTGCGTGTTCGGCACGACGCCCTGATGCAGCAGGATCACGCTGGCTTCCACCTTGTGCGCGCGGCCCTGGGTCGTGAAGCTCAGCGCGGCGGCGCGCTCGACGCCGTCGGCGTCGCGTCTGGATTCGATGCGCAGATCGTCGGCGGCCTCGAAGATCGGCACGCCCGCGTCGCGCAGCGTGCGGATCAGTTGCAGGCCCTTGCCGAGAAATGGCCACGCGCGCAACGCGGACAGCAGATGCTTCTTCGCGCGCCAGCGGTCCTCGTGACGCGTCGTATCGACCAGCGCGCGGATCGGCACACCCGCTCTCACGTACTGCCAGCCGAGCAGATAGAGCAGCGGGCCGCAGCCCGCCAGAACGGGCGGCTCGGCGGGTACTTCGCCCGCGCTTTTCAGCAGGATCTGCGCGGCGCCCGCCGTCAGCACGCCGGGCAGCGTCCAGCCGGGAATCGGAAACGGCCGCTCGAGCGCGCCCGTGGCGAGAATCACCCGCTGTGCGTCGAAGCTGCCGACCTTGCCGTCCTTCAGGTAATGCACGGCCCGCTCGCGCGTGACCTGCCACACGGACGCATGCGCGACATGGCGCGCGCCGGAGCGTGCGAACGCGTCGGCAATCGCGGCGCCCGCTGCGTAGTCCGGGCCGAGAATCTCCTTGCGGCGTGCGTCGGCGCGGCCAATCGCGCGATAAATCTGTCCGCCGACGGCATCCTGCTCGTCCAGCAGCACGACGGACAGACCGGCGCGCGCCGCGCGCGTTGCCGCGCTCATGCCGGCGGGACCGGCGCCCACCACGACGACATCGACGGCTTTGGATACGAACTCTGCTGCGTGTTCAGCGGCCATGAGCGTCCTCCAGCGAAACAGCGACGGGCGGCAGATCGCGCGCGCCTTCCTGCGAACGGATGCGCATCCCGTCGCGCACGGTCACCATGCAGCTTTGCCGGCTCGGCACGCCATCGATCTCGACCAGACACTCGAAGCACGCGCCCATCATGCAATACGGCGCGCGCGGCGCGCCGGACACGGGCGTTGCGCGGAAGCGCGCAATGCCGGAAGCCAGCAGCGCCGCGGCCACCGAGCGGCCGCCCGGCACGCGCAACGGCTGATCGTTGAACCAGATATCGACGGGCGCATCGGCGCCGGGCAGGGCCTTGAATAGCGGGGTGGAAGTCATGTCGGAATCAGTGAGCGGGAATGAGAGCAGGGGATTCGGTGAAGCGCGTGCCCGAAAACGCGGGCAGCTCGTCGGGCATCGCACCGCCGGCGATCCACGGCGCAACGCGTAACGCATGCGCGGCGGCGAGCGTCACGCCGCTGTGGCAGGTGACGACGAAGGCGCCCGGATGCGACGCAGACTGGTCGTAGATCGGAAAGCCGTCCGGACTGTAGACCCGCAGCGCAGCCCACGTGCGCACCAGCCGGACGTTCTTCAGCAACGGAAAGGCGCGCACGCCGCGCCGCGCGATGTCGGACAGCACGTGCGTGGTGGTGAAATCGTTCAGGCCGACTTCTTCCATCGAATCGCCGAACTGCACGGTGCCTTCGTCCGTTTGCCGGACGTTGAGCGTCGGGTAATGCAGGAACGGCGCGACGCGCTCGCTGATCAGCACCTGCCCGCGATTCGGCGCAACGGGCGCATGCAGCCCGACATGCGGCGCGAGCGCGCGATTGCCCAGGCCCGCCGCGAGCACCACGCGTGCCGCGCGATACGTGCCGCGCTTGCCTTGCACCGCGAAGCCGCCGCTGTCGGGCGCGATGCGCAGTGCTTCCTCGTTGTTGACGAGCTTCACGCCGCGCCGCTGCATGCCTGTGTGCAGCGCACGCAGCAGCTTGAGCGGATTGACGTGCCCGTCCATCGGCGTATAGCTCGCGCCGATCACGTCGGGGCCGATCTGCGGCACGCGTTCGCGCACTTCGCGCGCATCGAGCAACTGATACGGGTAGTCGCCGAGTTCGCGTTGCAGCGTGCCGAGCCGCTGGGCGCGGTCGGCGAGGTCGTCGTCGGAGAAACAGAAGTGAAAGCCGCCGGGCTGACGCAGCGCGACGTCGATCCCCGTTTCGTCTAGCAGCGCGGCGGCGAGCGCGGGCCAGCGCGTGGCCGAACTGCGCGACCAGCGCGCGTACGGCGACAGGCCGTA includes:
- a CDS encoding FAD/NAD(P)-dependent oxidoreductase, which encodes MAAEHAAEFVSKAVDVVVVGAGPAGMSAATRAARAGLSVVLLDEQDAVGGQIYRAIGRADARRKEILGPDYAAGAAIADAFARSGARHVAHASVWQVTRERAVHYLKDGKVGSFDAQRVILATGALERPFPIPGWTLPGVLTAGAAQILLKSAGEVPAEPPVLAGCGPLLYLLGWQYVRAGVPIRALVDTTRHEDRWRAKKHLLSALRAWPFLGKGLQLIRTLRDAGVPIFEAADDLRIESRRDADGVERAAALSFTTQGRAHKVEASVILLHQGVVPNTQFTLSLRAQHHWDTAQLCFAPTTDAWGELDVPGIFIAGDGGGIGGALAAAEQGALSALQALCQLGAIDAATRDTEAAPHRRTLASVMRIRPFLDSLYRPRDANRIPHDEVIVCRCEEVTAGDVRGFVELGCVGPNQAKSFGRCGMGPCQGRMCGLTVTEIIAHARNVPPGEVGYYRIRPPIKPLTLGELAGE
- a CDS encoding (2Fe-2S)-binding protein, encoding MTSTPLFKALPGADAPVDIWFNDQPLRVPGGRSVAAALLASGIARFRATPVSGAPRAPYCMMGACFECLVEIDGVPSRQSCMVTVRDGMRIRSQEGARDLPPVAVSLEDAHGR
- a CDS encoding NAD(P)/FAD-dependent oxidoreductase, coding for MTRNSSAHPDVLVLGGGLVGSAVAWGLAREGAQVTVLDQDDGAFRASRGNFGLVWIQGKGYGLSPYARWSRSSATRWPALAAALLDETGIDVALRQPGGFHFCFSDDDLADRAQRLGTLQRELGDYPYQLLDAREVRERVPQIGPDVIGASYTPMDGHVNPLKLLRALHTGMQRRGVKLVNNEEALRIAPDSGGFAVQGKRGTYRAARVVLAAGLGNRALAPHVGLHAPVAPNRGQVLISERVAPFLHYPTLNVRQTDEGTVQFGDSMEEVGLNDFTTTHVLSDIARRGVRAFPLLKNVRLVRTWAALRVYSPDGFPIYDQSASHPGAFVVTCHSGVTLAAAHALRVAPWIAGGAMPDELPAFSGTRFTESPALIPAH